A single Tenacibaculum sp. Bg11-29 DNA region contains:
- a CDS encoding SDR family oxidoreductase: MNLNIQNKNALVCGSTQGIGKASAFGLASEGVNVTLIARNEEKLKKVLAALPNNNQNHSYIVADFSNPKELKERIEASKLNFHILVNNTGGPAGGPIFNAELAEFDSAFTQHLKCNHVLVQAVVPFMKEAGFGRVINVISTSVKQPLDGLGVSNTIRGAVASWSKTLANELGQFNITVNNVLPGATGTERLKEIINNKAAKTGLSVDEVSTNMMNASPAKRFAKPEEIANAVVFLASESASFINGVNVPVDGGRTKSL; this comes from the coding sequence ATGAATTTAAATATACAAAATAAAAACGCCTTAGTTTGCGGTAGTACACAAGGAATAGGAAAAGCATCAGCATTTGGTTTAGCATCCGAAGGTGTAAATGTAACGTTGATTGCTCGTAATGAAGAAAAGCTTAAAAAAGTTTTAGCAGCATTACCAAATAACAATCAAAATCATAGTTATATAGTTGCTGATTTTTCGAATCCGAAGGAATTAAAAGAAAGAATTGAAGCATCAAAATTAAACTTTCATATTTTGGTGAATAATACGGGAGGTCCTGCGGGAGGCCCTATTTTTAATGCTGAGTTAGCTGAGTTTGATAGCGCTTTTACACAGCATTTAAAATGTAACCATGTTTTGGTACAAGCAGTTGTTCCGTTTATGAAAGAAGCAGGTTTTGGTAGAGTTATTAATGTAATATCTACTTCTGTAAAACAACCTTTAGATGGTCTTGGGGTTTCTAATACGATTCGTGGAGCTGTTGCAAGTTGGTCTAAAACATTAGCAAATGAACTAGGTCAGTTTAATATTACGGTAAATAATGTGTTGCCAGGAGCTACAGGAACAGAAAGGTTAAAAGAAATTATAAACAATAAAGCAGCAAAAACAGGACTGTCTGTTGATGAGGTTTCAACAAATATGATGAACGCGTCACCAGCAAAACGTTTTGCAAAGCCAGAAGAGATTGCCAATGCAGTGGTTTTTTTAGCAAGTGAAAGTGCAAGCTTTATTAATGGTGTTAATGTTCCTGTTGACGGTGGAAGAACAAAATCTTTGTAG
- a CDS encoding DUF6500 family protein — protein MNKEIRQKFIEVCNEKIAKKGDNVGLSFYAFFKNKNDNPKLLMEVAKWWIETHQLDHFEKAVKIKAMIENS, from the coding sequence ATGAATAAAGAAATACGACAAAAATTTATTGAAGTTTGTAACGAGAAAATTGCAAAAAAGGGAGATAATGTAGGTTTGTCTTTCTACGCATTTTTCAAGAATAAAAATGACAATCCAAAGCTTTTAATGGAAGTTGCAAAATGGTGGATTGAAACACATCAGTTAGATCATTTTGAAAAAGCAGTAAAGATTAAAGCAATGATTGAAAATAGTTAA
- a CDS encoding 3-hydroxyanthranilate 3,4-dioxygenase, with product MSKLVQPLNFKKWIDENRHLLKPPVGNKQVWDNGEYIVMVVGGPNNRKDYHYNETPEFFYQVEGDMILKIIDAKGEMIDVEINEGDIYLLPGKVPHSPQRKENTVGLVIEYPRDEGMLDALEWYCEKCNTQLYREEFALDNIVTDMPIIFDTYYSDTKKCTCSNCGTVMQAPKKIK from the coding sequence ATGAGCAAGTTAGTACAGCCTTTAAATTTTAAGAAGTGGATTGATGAAAACCGTCATTTATTAAAACCACCAGTGGGTAATAAACAGGTGTGGGATAATGGCGAATATATTGTAATGGTTGTTGGTGGGCCAAATAACAGAAAGGATTATCATTATAATGAAACGCCCGAGTTTTTTTATCAAGTAGAGGGAGATATGATTTTAAAAATCATTGATGCTAAAGGAGAAATGATTGATGTAGAAATTAATGAAGGAGATATTTATTTATTACCAGGAAAAGTACCGCATTCTCCACAGCGAAAAGAAAATACGGTTGGATTGGTGATTGAATATCCACGTGATGAAGGAATGTTAGATGCATTAGAATGGTATTGTGAAAAATGCAATACTCAACTTTATAGAGAAGAATTTGCATTAGACAATATTGTAACCGATATGCCTATTATTTTTGATACCTATTATTCTGATACTAAAAAATGTACTTGCTCTAA
- a CDS encoding aldehyde dehydrogenase: MHIKNYINGEFVNPINGNYIDNYNPSIGEVYGQIPNSSKEDVEAAYNSAKSAFRQWSETTLDQRSKILSKIAELIKEKLSFLAEAESKDNGKPISLAKQIDIPRAASNFQFFANAITQFSSEAHESVGLNAMNFTLRQPIGVVGCISPWNLPLYLFTWKIAPAIAAGNCVVAKPSEVTPMTAYLLGEICNEAGLPKGVLNIVHGLGGSTGQAIVAHPNIKAISFTGGTTTGAHIARVAAPMFKKLSLELGGKNPNLIFADCDYDKMLATTVRSSFANQGQICLCGSRIFVEEKIYEKFKKDFVQKVSQLKVGNPASNDTNIGALVSKQHLEKVKSYIDITEQEGGKILFGGETVTVTDSENGYYLQPTIIEVTDNKCRLNQEEIFGPVVTIMPFKTDEEALALANDVKYGLSATLWTNNLNRTMQISKQVHAGIVWVNTWLLRDLRTPFGGQKESGVGREGGFEALRFFTEPKNICIHYE, translated from the coding sequence ATGCATATTAAAAACTACATAAACGGCGAATTTGTAAATCCAATAAATGGAAATTACATTGATAATTACAATCCTTCAATAGGTGAAGTATATGGTCAAATTCCTAATTCATCAAAAGAAGATGTTGAAGCTGCATATAATTCTGCCAAATCTGCCTTTAGGCAGTGGTCAGAAACAACCTTAGACCAAAGAAGTAAAATATTATCGAAGATTGCGGAATTAATAAAAGAGAAATTATCTTTTTTAGCAGAAGCAGAATCTAAAGACAACGGAAAGCCAATTAGTTTAGCAAAACAGATTGACATTCCAAGGGCAGCAAGTAATTTTCAGTTTTTTGCAAATGCCATTACCCAGTTTTCATCAGAAGCGCATGAAAGTGTCGGTTTAAATGCGATGAATTTCACCTTGCGTCAACCAATTGGTGTGGTAGGCTGTATTTCTCCATGGAATTTACCGCTGTATTTATTTACGTGGAAAATTGCTCCGGCAATTGCAGCAGGAAACTGTGTGGTAGCAAAACCAAGTGAAGTAACACCAATGACAGCTTATTTATTAGGAGAAATCTGTAATGAGGCTGGTCTCCCAAAAGGAGTCTTAAATATTGTCCACGGTTTAGGAGGTTCAACAGGACAAGCAATTGTAGCACACCCGAATATTAAAGCAATTTCATTTACAGGAGGAACAACAACAGGAGCGCATATTGCACGAGTAGCAGCGCCAATGTTTAAGAAGTTATCTCTAGAGTTGGGAGGGAAGAATCCGAATTTAATTTTTGCAGATTGCGATTACGATAAAATGTTAGCAACCACAGTTAGATCGTCGTTTGCAAATCAAGGTCAGATTTGTTTATGCGGAAGTAGAATTTTTGTGGAAGAGAAAATCTATGAAAAATTCAAAAAAGATTTCGTTCAAAAAGTATCTCAATTAAAAGTTGGGAATCCGGCAAGTAACGATACAAATATTGGAGCCTTGGTATCTAAACAGCATTTAGAAAAAGTAAAATCATATATTGATATTACTGAACAAGAAGGAGGTAAGATTCTTTTTGGAGGCGAAACTGTGACTGTCACCGACAGTGAAAACGGATATTATTTACAACCTACAATAATTGAAGTAACGGATAATAAATGTCGATTGAATCAAGAAGAAATTTTTGGACCAGTTGTTACTATTATGCCTTTTAAAACAGATGAAGAAGCGTTAGCATTAGCAAACGATGTAAAGTATGGATTATCTGCAACACTTTGGACAAATAATCTAAACAGAACGATGCAAATATCAAAACAAGTTCACGCAGGAATTGTTTGGGTAAATACATGGTTGTTACGAGATTTAAGAACTCCGTTTGGAGGACAAAAAGAAAGTGGTGTAGGACGCGAAGGAGGTTTTGAAGCATTGCGCTTTTTTACCGAACCTAAAAACATTTGTATACATTATGAATAA
- a CDS encoding cysteine hydrolase family protein: MTNNIGLILIDIQKGFDEEEHWGGNRNNKKAEQNCKKILDIWRALKQPVFHIVHSSQDPTSKLHESNKGYEIKDLVKPIDGEPVIKKNVNSAFIGTDLKERLDNQEIKKLVIVGLTTNHCVSTSTRMAGNYGYDVYLISDATATFDRVGVNGEVFPAEIIHQTTLANLHKEFATVINTEEVISMF; this comes from the coding sequence ATGACAAATAATATAGGATTGATATTAATTGATATTCAAAAAGGATTTGACGAAGAAGAGCATTGGGGAGGGAATAGAAATAATAAAAAAGCAGAACAAAACTGTAAGAAAATACTAGATATTTGGAGAGCTCTTAAACAACCAGTTTTTCATATTGTTCATAGTTCTCAAGATCCTACTTCTAAATTACATGAATCAAATAAAGGGTATGAAATAAAAGATTTAGTAAAGCCGATAGACGGAGAACCTGTTATAAAAAAGAATGTTAATAGTGCATTTATTGGCACTGATTTAAAAGAAAGGTTAGATAATCAAGAAATTAAAAAGCTAGTTATTGTAGGTTTAACAACGAATCATTGTGTATCTACTTCTACTAGAATGGCAGGTAATTATGGATATGATGTGTATTTAATTTCAGATGCAACAGCAACTTTCGATAGAGTAGGAGTTAATGGTGAAGTTTTTCCTGCCGAAATAATACATCAAACTACACTAGCAAATTTGCATAAAGAATTTGCTACAGTTATTAATACAGAAGAAGTAATATCAATGTTCTAA